Proteins found in one Timaviella obliquedivisa GSE-PSE-MK23-08B genomic segment:
- a CDS encoding type II toxin-antitoxin system HigB family toxin produces MHLISIRNLRANAAQYPDVKTNIDHWFATVSKAEWQNLEDVRLVYRDAEAVGNFTVFNIKGNTYRLIVGIDYEDQTVYYKYFLTHAEYDKDKWKNDPYF; encoded by the coding sequence ATGCACCTGATTTCAATTCGCAATCTTCGAGCTAATGCAGCGCAGTATCCTGACGTAAAGACTAATATCGACCACTGGTTTGCAACGGTTAGCAAAGCGGAATGGCAAAATTTAGAAGATGTTCGTCTAGTTTATCGAGATGCTGAAGCCGTAGGAAACTTTACTGTTTTTAATATCAAAGGCAACACTTATCGACTGATTGTGGGAATCGACTACGAAGATCAAACGGTATATTACAAATACTTCCTCACCCACGCTGAATACGATAAAGACAAGTGGAAAAATGACCCTTACTTTTAA
- a CDS encoding transcriptional regulator: MTLTFNPVTYSNLLAEVAPMVIETEAEYDRALAVAERLTFTKNRTPEERALHKLMVMLIKAYEVEHYPTEKSPPHEILQHIMESSGTRQSDLVGIIGSSGVVSEVVNGKRSISKAQAKTLGEYFKVLPSLFIFDHD; the protein is encoded by the coding sequence ATGACCCTTACTTTTAATCCTGTTACCTATAGCAACCTGCTGGCTGAAGTCGCTCCAATGGTGATTGAAACAGAAGCTGAGTACGATCGCGCCTTAGCAGTGGCAGAGCGACTAACGTTTACCAAAAATCGCACTCCTGAAGAACGAGCTTTACACAAGCTCATGGTGATGCTGATTAAGGCTTATGAAGTAGAGCATTATCCAACAGAAAAATCTCCGCCGCACGAAATCTTGCAGCACATTATGGAATCAAGTGGAACTCGGCAATCTGATTTAGTTGGAATAATCGGATCGAGCGGGGTTGTTTCTGAGGTGGTTAACGGTAAGCGATCGATTAGTAAAGCTCAAGCTAAGACACTGGGAGAGTATTTCAAAGTGTTACCTAGTTTGTTTATTTTTGATCACGATTAG
- a CDS encoding site-specific DNA-methyltransferase, giving the protein MSTREQDFEQIALALSSSIRASAPGGILAEGDSLLLLQKIPAHSISLILTDPPYHSTKKQNIYGDTQFEEDQHYLEWIESYSSEWRRVLRPNGSLFCFCDSSMAARLEMLFTKSFNILSHIVWTKPNDPGFDGWKGKMKKEALRQWYPHSERILFAEPAVEGNLHRSPFAKFLRDVRSKAGLSQHELTAMVGAYGKVNHGGAVSNWEAGRNTPSREQYEKICSAIISTGQVDYMPPYEDVTRVFKIDGSKEFTDVWTFPSVRPYKGKHPAEKPLAMLEHAIGATTNLGDIVLDCFSGSGSTALAALNLGRRTIALEIDQKWVKAVAARLEVENMKRNGKELKYQPQENGSSTLVHQLGLFSGVK; this is encoded by the coding sequence ATGTCTACAAGAGAACAAGATTTTGAACAAATTGCCCTTGCATTGTCTAGCAGCATTCGAGCCTCTGCACCTGGTGGCATTCTTGCAGAAGGTGATTCATTACTATTGCTTCAAAAGATACCTGCTCACAGTATTTCGCTGATTTTGACAGATCCGCCTTATCACTCTACAAAGAAGCAAAATATCTACGGCGATACTCAATTTGAGGAAGATCAGCATTATCTCGAATGGATAGAATCATATTCTTCCGAATGGCGTCGGGTGCTTCGTCCAAACGGCTCCTTATTCTGTTTCTGTGACTCTTCAATGGCTGCGCGGCTTGAGATGCTATTTACTAAGAGCTTTAATATACTCTCTCACATCGTTTGGACTAAGCCAAATGATCCAGGATTTGACGGTTGGAAAGGAAAAATGAAGAAAGAGGCACTCCGACAGTGGTATCCTCACTCAGAGCGTATCCTATTTGCCGAGCCAGCAGTTGAAGGAAATCTTCATCGTTCGCCATTTGCTAAGTTTCTTCGTGATGTACGGAGTAAAGCAGGCTTATCACAACATGAATTGACTGCTATGGTTGGTGCATATGGAAAAGTCAATCATGGCGGTGCAGTTTCTAATTGGGAAGCTGGTCGTAATACACCTAGCCGAGAACAATATGAAAAGATATGCTCCGCAATAATTAGTACAGGTCAGGTAGACTACATGCCGCCTTATGAAGATGTCACCCGAGTCTTTAAAATTGACGGCTCCAAAGAATTTACTGATGTCTGGACTTTCCCATCTGTTCGCCCCTACAAAGGTAAACATCCAGCAGAGAAGCCTTTGGCTATGTTGGAACATGCTATTGGGGCAACGACCAATCTAGGCGACATAGTACTAGACTGTTTTTCTGGTTCAGGAAGTACAGCTTTAGCTGCTCTCAATCTAGGAAGACGTACTATTGCGCTAGAAATTGATCAGAAGTGGGTAAAAGCTGTTGCTGCGCGTTTAGAGGTGGAAAATATGAAACGCAATGGGAAAGAGCTTAAATATCAACCACAAGAGAACGGTAGCTCAACTTTAGTGCATCAACTTGGATTGTTCTCAGGAGTAAAATGA
- a CDS encoding BstXI family restriction endonuclease, protein MDFRARRPKLPQLLDRKIYKTGQTRGADDDVIYQNRVSRNSTVLIPHTLWGKCSSPPNGELTFDNGFIVLISPEIYFTTDNIVQELQSHGLYLGRNTLIFYETRTQWNLYNPEINGLTAAQFRQEPLGGQYVARVSATTSSEDGGKIIRGFDSTSSKGAGIRLYEYASSKMNAECRLQLEALYWSCCDSDNVSIEKGMNAADITIRKQYIQAECQKFYLLDKDRLTEARTINRNGFTICPLCLEQLSSRGFFSRLEQAEGRGVHNLTITQINLFHIEELRYGVYNHRPYNLGWGHHHCNVVVKDSGIMETLEWMYGVVKININDGHFTPENNPS, encoded by the coding sequence ATGGATTTTAGAGCAAGAAGACCGAAACTACCTCAACTCCTCGATAGGAAAATATATAAAACAGGACAGACAAGAGGAGCAGATGATGATGTCATATATCAAAATCGTGTTTCTAGAAACAGCACAGTATTAATTCCTCATACTCTCTGGGGAAAATGTTCTAGCCCGCCTAATGGCGAATTGACCTTTGACAATGGGTTTATTGTTCTTATTAGTCCAGAAATCTACTTTACTACCGATAATATTGTTCAAGAACTTCAGTCCCATGGATTATATCTTGGTAGAAATACGTTGATATTTTATGAAACTCGGACTCAATGGAACCTATACAATCCTGAAATAAATGGTTTGACTGCTGCACAATTTAGACAAGAACCTCTTGGCGGACAGTACGTAGCACGAGTGTCTGCAACAACTTCCTCGGAAGATGGAGGAAAGATTATACGGGGATTTGATTCGACATCTTCAAAAGGAGCAGGTATTAGATTATATGAGTATGCAAGCTCGAAAATGAATGCAGAGTGTCGCCTTCAGCTTGAGGCCCTTTACTGGTCTTGTTGTGATTCAGATAATGTTTCCATAGAGAAAGGCATGAACGCTGCTGACATTACAATACGAAAGCAATACATTCAAGCAGAGTGTCAAAAATTTTATCTATTGGACAAAGATCGACTAACCGAAGCTCGTACTATCAATCGAAATGGGTTCACAATTTGTCCACTGTGCTTGGAGCAGCTTTCAAGTCGAGGCTTCTTCAGCCGACTAGAGCAGGCAGAAGGTCGGGGAGTTCACAACTTAACCATAACTCAGATAAACCTTTTCCATATCGAAGAGTTGAGGTATGGAGTCTATAATCATAGGCCCTATAATCTCGGTTGGGGACACCATCACTGCAACGTAGTTGTCAAAGATTCTGGCATTATGGAGACTCTTGAGTGGATGTATGGCGTCGTTAAAATTAACATCAATGACGGTCATTTTACTCCTGAGAACAATCCAAGTTGA
- a CDS encoding helix-turn-helix transcriptional regulator yields MEKVLITAVASTVRHFRKANGMSQEDLADKAGLDRTYISGVERGVRNITLDSLEQIVYALGVDLPIFFTKLFDEFNQKHGS; encoded by the coding sequence ATGGAAAAAGTACTGATCACTGCCGTCGCTTCTACAGTAAGACATTTTCGTAAGGCAAACGGTATGAGCCAAGAAGATCTTGCTGATAAAGCAGGCTTGGACAGAACTTATATTTCAGGAGTTGAAAGAGGAGTTCGTAATATTACACTCGATTCATTAGAGCAGATAGTATATGCACTAGGTGTAGACTTACCAATATTTTTCACAAAGTTATTCGATGAATTTAATCAAAAACATGGCTCATAA